The following are encoded together in the Aciduricibacillus chroicocephali genome:
- a CDS encoding DUF47 domain-containing protein, with product MFKKKPDKFSNYLVDFAKHLDQTAEYFVNYKVKDIASLDEFANTIKRFETEADEKVHIIIKDLNQAFITPIEREDILQLTMLLDDIIDGMEEFTALMDIYQILSSDGYIDSFADYILKCSKEILTCMELMSNSKLNQVEPHAIRIKDHESKCDELYRASLKNLFQNQTDPIKVIQFKEIYETLEEIADCCQDVASTLQSIIMKNA from the coding sequence ATGTTCAAGAAAAAGCCTGATAAATTTTCGAATTACCTGGTTGACTTTGCAAAGCATCTGGATCAAACAGCAGAATATTTTGTGAATTACAAAGTGAAAGACATTGCCTCGCTGGACGAGTTTGCCAATACAATTAAGCGATTTGAAACAGAAGCGGATGAGAAGGTACATATTATCATCAAGGACCTCAACCAGGCGTTCATTACGCCGATTGAGCGTGAGGATATCCTTCAGCTGACAATGTTGCTTGATGATATTATCGATGGAATGGAAGAATTCACAGCCCTTATGGACATCTATCAGATTCTTTCATCAGACGGTTATATCGATTCGTTTGCAGACTACATCCTTAAATGCTCGAAAGAAATTCTTACATGCATGGAATTGATGTCTAACAGCAAACTGAATCAAGTCGAGCCGCATGCGATTCGTATTAAGGATCATGAGAGCAAATGTGATGAACTTTATCGCGCATCACTGAAGAATTTGTTCCAGAATCAGACGGATCCAATTAAAGTAATACAATTCAAGGAAATTTATGAGACGCTCGAGGAAATTGCGGATTGCTGCCAAGATGTGGCGAGCACGTTGCAGAGCATCATCATGAAGAACGCGTAA